GCAATACGCTGAATATTAATTTCCAACACATCCCCCGGTTCCGCCTCTTCAATAAACAAGGGCCCTGTTGCCGGATTTACATGACCCCAATCCAAGGCTTCCATGGATTGTGCTTCCTTGGTAATTTGATTTTGAAAACAATCATAGGTTTCGAAGGTTACAACGCTTCCGGATTTCACCTTCAATACCGGCGGATGTTCCTTATCCATCATGAATACATGCTGATCCTTACTGATTTTCTTCAAAGCCTTCCCTCCTTTAAAAAACCCTGTCCTTTTCATGATTTTTCTCTTCTTTACATCTTATCGTACTCTTCTAAATAGGAATGCTTTTCTCCGTCTTTCTGCCAACCGATGATGCAGTCCATATTCACATTGTGTCCTGCCCGAAAAATCTTTCGATCCACATGGGGAAAGGTTTCTTTCATATTCTCGATAAAGGTCTTCATCTCTTCCCGTTTGCTACCGATTTTTTTCGATGCCACCATGCAGGCACAGTTAAGAGGCCAAATCCCGCTGTTTTCCGTAAAGGCCGTGATGTCTTTTTCCTCGATTAAATACATGGGCCGGATCAGTTCCATATTGTCAAAATTCTGGGCCTTCAGCTTCGGCAACATGGTTTTGAAATTCCCTGTATAAAACAGGTTTAACATCGTGGTTTCAATTACATCATTATAATGATGTCCCAGAGCCACTTTATTGCATCCCAGTTCCTTCGCCTTGGCATAAAGGGCCCCCCGGCGCATCTTGGCACAGATATAACAGGGATAGTCCTTGGCTTTTTCCTGGGCAATTTCAAAGACTTGATACTCAAAAATATGCAGCGGAATATTTAAATGCTTACAATTATCCACCAACAGTTCCTTAATACTTGGATGATACCCCGGGTCCATGGCAATAAACTCCAAATCGAAATTAGCAATCCCGTTTTTCCGTAGTTCCTGAAAAAGCTTCGCCATTACAAGACTATCCTTTCCCCCGGATATGGCCACGGCGATTTTATCCCCGGATTGAATCAGCTGATAATCCTTCACCCCTTTAATAAACTTGGTCCAAAGCTTTTTTCGGTATTTGGTAATCATTAATTTTTCTATTTCTCCCAGGGGTTTTCGACTTTCCTCGGGCATAATCTGCCCGCAAGCGGCCCCTTCAAATTCTGTCATCTTACCACTCCTTGCCCTTTCAATTTGCTGGATTCTTAGTTTAAGAATACCACCCTTAATAATAAATATCAAACAGAAGTATTCTTCTCCCTAATCATCCTTTCCCTGCATTACCCGCATGGCGTTCAGGATAGCTAACAAGGCGACGCCCACATCGGCAAAAACCGCTTCCCATAATGTAGCCTTCCCCATGGCTCCAAGAATTAAAAACACCAGTTTTACCCCCAGGGCTAAAATAATATTCTGCCAGACGATTTTTCTGGTTCTTCTTCCAATACCTATGGCTTTGGCAATCTTTGAGGGTTCATCATTCATAATGACTAGGTCCGCAGCTTCTATCGCCGCATCGGAGCCGAGGCCGCCCATGGCAACCCCCACATCCGCCCGGGCCAACACCGGGGCATCATTGATTCCGTCCCCGACAAATAGCACTTTCCCTTTGGTGGTTCTGGCGCCTTCAATTTCTTCAAGTTTTTGCACCTTTTGATCCGGAAGCAGTTCCCCATAGACTTTATCAATCCCCAGTTTTCTTCCGATCGCTTCTCCTACAGCCTTACTATCTCCCGTTAACATAACCGTATTTTTAACCCCTAAAGCTTTTAAGGCATCCACCGCTTCTTTTCCATCTTTTTTTATCTCATCGGCAATTTCGATGTATCCCATATATTTTTGGTTTACCGCGATATATATAATAGTTCCCAGGGTTTTAACC
The window above is part of the Isachenkonia alkalipeptolytica genome. Proteins encoded here:
- a CDS encoding tRNA 2-thiocytidine biosynthesis TtcA family protein, coding for MTEFEGAACGQIMPEESRKPLGEIEKLMITKYRKKLWTKFIKGVKDYQLIQSGDKIAVAISGGKDSLVMAKLFQELRKNGIANFDLEFIAMDPGYHPSIKELLVDNCKHLNIPLHIFEYQVFEIAQEKAKDYPCYICAKMRRGALYAKAKELGCNKVALGHHYNDVIETTMLNLFYTGNFKTMLPKLKAQNFDNMELIRPMYLIEEKDITAFTENSGIWPLNCACMVASKKIGSKREEMKTFIENMKETFPHVDRKIFRAGHNVNMDCIIGWQKDGEKHSYLEEYDKM